A genome region from Geobacter pickeringii includes the following:
- a CDS encoding DnaA/Hda family protein, whose product MQLVFDFPVHEKYRFDNFVVCSGNATALQFAHRLVDPGGTENLLYLHGPSGSGKTHLLMAVGSACSTRGGLATVPCISFKDVDEIYGGEYPAEEVSLLAERFRNAPALLVDDLHLIPDQQSVRIELWQLFNDFYQAGRPIVVTGLYSPKELPHLDGHLISRLLWGLVARVDISDEDSRRLIMKKLAEDRQIILPADVIDYLLFHVRRDVPSLIEALEEIKRFAFSTKRKISVRLAREALALRIP is encoded by the coding sequence ATGCAACTGGTATTCGATTTTCCCGTCCACGAAAAGTACCGCTTCGACAACTTCGTCGTCTGCTCCGGCAATGCCACCGCGCTGCAGTTTGCCCACCGGCTCGTCGATCCGGGGGGGACCGAGAACCTCCTCTACCTCCACGGACCGTCCGGCTCCGGCAAGACCCACCTTCTGATGGCCGTCGGCTCGGCCTGCAGTACGCGGGGGGGGCTCGCCACCGTGCCATGCATCTCCTTCAAGGATGTGGACGAGATCTACGGCGGCGAGTATCCGGCCGAGGAGGTGTCGCTGCTGGCGGAGCGGTTTCGTAATGCCCCGGCTCTGCTGGTGGACGACCTGCACCTGATACCTGACCAGCAGAGCGTCCGGATCGAGCTCTGGCAGCTTTTCAACGATTTCTACCAGGCCGGCCGCCCCATCGTCGTAACCGGCCTCTACTCCCCCAAGGAACTTCCCCATCTGGACGGTCACCTGATCTCCCGGCTCCTCTGGGGGCTCGTGGCGCGGGTCGACATCTCCGACGAGGACTCCCGGCGCCTGATCATGAAAAAGCTCGCCGAGGACCGGCAGATAATCCTCCCGGCCGATGTCATCGACTATCTCCTCTTCCACGTCCGCCGCGACGTCCCCTCCCTCATCGAGGCGTTGGAAGAGATCAAGCGCTTCGCCTTTTCCACCAAGCGGAAGATCTCGGTGCGTCTGGCGCGCGAGGCGCTGGCGCTTCGAATTCCGTAG
- the ruvA gene encoding Holliday junction branch migration protein RuvA produces the protein MIALLSGKLALKAPDHLIIDVRGVGYRVQVPFSTYFDLPGEGAEVTLHIHTHVKEDAIHLYGFRTPLEKQFFQLLLTVSGIGPKLARDILSNVQAEELAGALMNGDQNRLSAIPGIGKKSAERLILELREKVRKLGLEPAQAQTAPSVPAAAGIVDDVISALVNLGYKEAVVAKVMGELDIPAETPMETVLKLALKRLMR, from the coding sequence ATGATAGCACTCCTCAGCGGAAAACTCGCCCTCAAGGCACCGGACCATCTCATAATCGATGTCCGGGGGGTGGGATACCGGGTGCAGGTCCCCTTTTCCACCTATTTCGATCTTCCCGGCGAGGGGGCGGAGGTGACTCTCCATATCCACACCCACGTCAAGGAAGATGCAATTCACCTCTACGGTTTCCGGACCCCCCTCGAAAAGCAGTTCTTCCAGCTCCTGCTCACCGTGTCGGGCATCGGGCCGAAGCTTGCCCGCGACATCCTCTCCAACGTTCAGGCCGAAGAGCTGGCCGGCGCCCTCATGAACGGTGACCAGAACCGCCTTTCCGCCATTCCGGGGATCGGCAAGAAGAGTGCCGAGCGGCTCATCCTCGAACTGAGGGAGAAGGTGCGCAAGCTCGGCCTGGAACCGGCGCAGGCCCAGACGGCACCTTCAGTTCCTGCCGCCGCGGGGATTGTCGATGACGTCATCTCAGCACTCGTGAACCTCGGCTACAAGGAGGCAGTGGTGGCGAAGGTCATGGGGGAGCTGGACATCCCGGCGGAAACCCCGATGGAGACCGTACTCAAGCTGGCCCTCAAGAGGCTCATGCGCTGA
- the ruvC gene encoding crossover junction endodeoxyribonuclease RuvC, whose product MRVLGIDPGSRITGYGIIEKIGNRFTHVDNGAIFTDSHDEFAIRLQKIYRGLTAVVEEYRPDAMAVEQVFLARNAQSALKLGQARGAAIVAGVNAGLPVAEYTAMQVKQAVVGYGHAGKDQVQQMVKALLGLPEIAQADASDALAVAICHANSALLRTMTGTLLQSNVRRRR is encoded by the coding sequence ATGAGAGTCCTCGGCATCGACCCCGGTTCGCGCATCACCGGCTACGGCATCATCGAGAAGATCGGCAACCGCTTCACCCATGTGGACAACGGCGCCATTTTCACCGACAGCCATGACGAATTCGCCATCCGCCTCCAGAAGATCTACCGGGGGCTGACGGCAGTCGTCGAAGAATACCGCCCCGACGCCATGGCGGTGGAACAGGTCTTCCTCGCCCGCAACGCCCAGAGCGCCCTGAAGCTGGGGCAGGCGCGGGGGGCTGCCATCGTCGCCGGGGTGAATGCCGGCCTCCCCGTTGCCGAGTATACCGCCATGCAGGTGAAACAGGCGGTGGTCGGGTACGGCCATGCCGGCAAGGACCAGGTACAGCAGATGGTGAAGGCGCTCTTGGGGCTCCCCGAGATTGCCCAGGCCGATGCCTCCGACGCCCTCGCCGTGGCCATCTGCCATGCCAATTCGGCGCTGCTCAGGACCATGACCGGCACCCTGCTGCAGAGCAACGTCAGGAGAAGACGATGA
- a CDS encoding solute symporter family protein yields the protein MKKLIAGITLALSLGSFAFAQEPAKAPTGAAGAPAVAAPATAPAAPAATAPAPAAPLAKAAAPAEKKSELKANPYVTIPIFLIIIGVTMCVVVWSAKKTKSAADFYTAGGGITGTQNGWAIAGDYMSAASFLGISGMISLYGYDGFMYSVGWLVAYITVLLIVAEPCRNAGKFTLGDILSFRTEPKPVRAVCALSVVAVSTFYLTAQMVGAGKLMQLLLGIPYKTAIIGVGILMVGYVVFGGMTATTWVQIIKAGLLMSGAGVLSVLVGIKSGMSPLQFFTDIATNPNIAEHVQKVVLKDPVAVAGFDYGQRFLEPGLFLKNPLDQISLGMALVLGTAGMPHILMRFFTVPTAQAARKSVIVAMFIIGTFYILTTLLGFGAAIHLSPQGIQKVDKGGNMAAMMLAQKMGGDISPFLGDLLLAFLCAVAFATILAVVSGLVLAASAAIAHDIYVNVIKDGHADQHEQVMAARITSLCVGAAGILIGIAAEKQNVAHLVALAFAVASSGNLPVVVMSLFWKKFNTAGVIAGLVTGTVISIVLVMVSPNMTYPKKVAADAQKVVATLEKKQAGGTILSEKETKELAKARTDYETNKDGTSIIGLDKPLIDLKNPGIISIPIGFLAAILGCLAFPSRRSEEMFDEIYVRQNTGIGIAKAVDH from the coding sequence ATGAAGAAACTGATTGCTGGCATTACACTGGCCCTCTCGCTGGGTTCCTTCGCCTTCGCCCAGGAACCGGCCAAGGCTCCCACCGGCGCCGCGGGTGCTCCCGCAGTCGCCGCACCGGCCACGGCGCCGGCCGCCCCCGCGGCCACCGCTCCCGCACCGGCGGCACCACTCGCCAAGGCAGCCGCACCGGCCGAGAAGAAGAGCGAACTCAAGGCCAACCCCTATGTCACCATCCCGATCTTCCTGATCATCATCGGCGTCACCATGTGCGTCGTCGTCTGGTCGGCCAAGAAGACCAAGTCCGCCGCCGACTTCTACACTGCCGGCGGCGGCATCACCGGCACCCAGAACGGCTGGGCCATCGCCGGCGACTACATGTCGGCCGCTTCCTTCCTCGGCATCTCCGGCATGATCTCACTCTACGGCTATGACGGCTTCATGTACTCCGTCGGCTGGCTCGTCGCCTACATCACGGTCCTCCTCATCGTGGCCGAGCCCTGCCGCAACGCCGGCAAGTTCACCCTGGGCGACATCCTCTCCTTCCGCACCGAGCCGAAGCCGGTCCGCGCCGTCTGTGCCCTCTCCGTCGTCGCCGTCTCCACCTTCTACCTCACCGCCCAGATGGTCGGCGCCGGAAAACTGATGCAGCTCCTCCTCGGCATCCCGTACAAAACCGCCATCATCGGCGTCGGCATCCTGATGGTGGGCTACGTCGTCTTCGGCGGCATGACCGCCACCACCTGGGTCCAGATCATCAAGGCCGGCCTCCTCATGTCCGGCGCCGGCGTCCTCTCGGTCCTCGTCGGGATCAAGTCCGGCATGAGCCCGCTCCAGTTCTTCACCGACATCGCCACCAACCCCAACATCGCGGAGCACGTCCAGAAGGTGGTCCTGAAAGACCCCGTCGCCGTGGCCGGCTTCGACTACGGCCAGCGCTTCCTCGAGCCGGGGCTCTTCCTCAAGAACCCCCTCGACCAGATCTCCCTCGGCATGGCGCTCGTGCTCGGCACCGCCGGCATGCCCCACATCCTGATGCGCTTCTTCACCGTCCCCACCGCCCAGGCCGCCAGAAAGTCCGTCATCGTCGCCATGTTCATCATCGGCACCTTCTACATCCTGACCACGCTGCTCGGCTTCGGCGCCGCCATCCACCTCTCGCCCCAGGGGATCCAGAAGGTCGACAAGGGTGGCAACATGGCCGCCATGATGCTTGCCCAGAAAATGGGGGGTGACATCTCCCCCTTCCTCGGCGACCTGCTCCTGGCCTTCCTCTGCGCCGTCGCCTTCGCCACCATCCTCGCCGTCGTCTCGGGCCTGGTCCTGGCAGCCTCCGCCGCCATCGCCCACGACATCTACGTCAACGTCATCAAGGATGGCCACGCCGACCAGCACGAGCAGGTCATGGCCGCCCGGATCACCTCGCTCTGCGTCGGCGCCGCCGGCATCCTGATCGGCATCGCCGCCGAGAAGCAGAACGTCGCCCACCTGGTGGCCCTCGCCTTCGCCGTCGCCTCCTCCGGCAACCTCCCGGTGGTCGTGATGTCGCTCTTCTGGAAGAAGTTCAACACCGCCGGCGTCATCGCGGGGCTGGTGACCGGCACCGTCATCTCCATCGTCCTGGTGATGGTGTCGCCCAACATGACCTATCCGAAGAAGGTCGCCGCCGACGCCCAGAAGGTGGTCGCCACCCTGGAGAAGAAGCAGGCCGGCGGAACCATCCTCTCCGAGAAGGAGACGAAGGAACTCGCCAAGGCCCGGACCGATTACGAGACCAACAAGGACGGCACGTCGATCATCGGCCTCGACAAGCCGCTCATCGACCTGAAGAACCCAGGCATCATCTCGATCCCCATCGGCTTCCTGGCCGCCATCCTCGGCTGCCTCGCCTTCCCGAGCCGCCGCTCCGAGGAGATGTTCGACGAAATCTACGTCCGCCAGAACACCGGCATCGGCATCGCCAAGGCGGTCGATCACTAA
- a CDS encoding YebC/PmpR family DNA-binding transcriptional regulator encodes MSGHNKWSTIKHKKGAADAKRGKIFTKIIKEITVAAKLGGGDPNGNPRLRSAVDKAKAENMPKDNIERAIKKGTGELEGVNYEEIVYEGYGPGGVAVLVECMTDNRNRTVGEVRSIFTKCNGNMGETGCVSWMFDKKGLIVFGKAVDFDTLFETALEAGAEDVSDEEEQYEVLTDPSSFIEVRTALENADFKYESAEITMIPQTMVKLDGKNAENMLKLMDRMEDNDDVQNVYANFDISVEEMEKLM; translated from the coding sequence ATGTCGGGACATAATAAATGGAGTACCATCAAGCATAAGAAGGGCGCCGCCGACGCCAAGCGGGGAAAGATCTTCACCAAGATCATCAAGGAGATCACCGTGGCAGCCAAGCTCGGCGGTGGCGATCCGAACGGCAATCCGCGTCTGCGCTCCGCCGTGGACAAGGCCAAGGCCGAGAACATGCCCAAGGACAATATCGAACGGGCCATCAAGAAGGGGACCGGCGAACTGGAGGGGGTGAACTACGAGGAGATCGTCTACGAGGGGTACGGCCCCGGCGGCGTGGCGGTCCTCGTGGAGTGCATGACCGACAACCGCAACCGTACCGTGGGCGAGGTCCGCAGCATCTTCACCAAGTGCAACGGCAACATGGGGGAGACTGGTTGCGTTTCCTGGATGTTCGACAAGAAGGGGCTGATCGTCTTCGGCAAGGCGGTTGACTTCGATACGCTCTTCGAAACGGCGCTGGAGGCCGGGGCCGAGGATGTGTCCGACGAGGAAGAGCAGTACGAGGTCCTCACCGACCCATCAAGCTTCATAGAGGTCCGCACCGCGCTCGAAAATGCCGACTTCAAGTACGAGTCTGCCGAGATCACCATGATCCCCCAGACGATGGTGAAGCTCGACGGCAAGAACGCCGAGAACATGCTGAAGCTGATGGACCGCATGGAAGACAATGATGACGTCCAGAACGTCTACGCAAACTTCGACATCTCGGTGGAGGAGATGGAAAAGCTCATGTAG
- a CDS encoding DUF2905 domain-containing protein, which yields MHGFGRSLIAMGLVIALIGVVLTFAGKIPWLGRLPGDIYIRRSNFTFYFPLATSIIVSVLLSFILWLLRK from the coding sequence ATGCACGGTTTCGGCAGATCCCTCATCGCCATGGGGCTTGTCATCGCCCTGATCGGCGTCGTGCTCACCTTCGCCGGCAAGATCCCCTGGCTCGGGCGGCTTCCCGGCGACATCTACATCAGGCGCAGCAACTTCACCTTCTACTTCCCCCTTGCCACCAGTATCATCGTTTCGGTGCTCCTCTCGTTCATCCTTTGGCTGCTCAGGAAATAA
- a CDS encoding IclR family transcriptional regulator has protein sequence MNREKSSYAVQTVEKALDILEALTEESRHATLPYLAERLELSRNKAFRLLATLESKGLVERDDTTGIYRLGISSVELAQRLLNSTSLIRHAHPVMEKLARRHDEAVYIAVLKGEEVLFLDMVDCEQAIKTAPLVGKRFPFFTNAAGKAIKALESVDLLEKLLKKRGKNNGIPDPVRFQSELTNVRERGFAVDVDGLGDGIVSVAVAVRDYAGKVIGALTVLGPSFRMITSRLEGELIPSLKEGAETLSLKFGYAKL, from the coding sequence ATGAACAGGGAAAAGAGTTCATACGCGGTTCAAACGGTAGAAAAGGCGCTGGACATCCTTGAGGCGCTCACGGAAGAGAGCCGCCACGCTACCCTTCCGTACCTCGCCGAACGACTGGAACTCTCCCGAAACAAAGCGTTCCGCCTCCTGGCAACCCTCGAAAGCAAGGGGCTGGTCGAGCGGGACGACACCACCGGCATCTACCGCCTCGGCATCTCGTCGGTAGAGCTGGCCCAACGACTCCTCAACAGCACCAGCCTCATCCGTCACGCCCACCCCGTCATGGAAAAACTGGCGCGCCGACACGACGAAGCAGTATACATTGCGGTCCTCAAGGGAGAAGAGGTCCTCTTCCTCGACATGGTCGACTGCGAGCAGGCGATCAAGACCGCCCCCCTCGTCGGCAAGCGCTTCCCCTTCTTCACCAATGCCGCCGGCAAGGCCATCAAGGCCCTTGAATCGGTGGATCTTCTCGAAAAACTCCTCAAGAAACGCGGCAAGAATAACGGCATACCCGACCCCGTCCGATTCCAGTCCGAACTGACCAACGTCCGGGAGCGCGGCTTCGCCGTCGACGTTGACGGCCTCGGCGACGGGATCGTCAGCGTCGCCGTGGCGGTGAGAGATTATGCCGGCAAGGTGATCGGAGCACTCACCGTGCTCGGGCCATCATTCCGGATGATAACCTCCCGCCTCGAAGGCGAGCTCATCCCCTCCCTCAAGGAGGGCGCGGAGACACTTTCCCTCAAGTTCGGCTACGCCAAGCTGTAG
- the ruvB gene encoding Holliday junction branch migration DNA helicase RuvB, with protein MTRLISPEPTDEELLAESSLRPRALDDYVGQEKAKGNLRVFIDAARKRGEALDHVLLYGPPGLGKTTLANIIACEMGVNIKSTSGPVIERPGDLAAILTNLEPHDVLFIDEIHRLSHVVEEILYPAMEDFQLDIIIGQGPSARTIKLDLPTFTLVGATTRAGLLSSPLRDRFGVISRLEFYTDAELGTIISRSARIMNIGIEPEGAAELARRSRGTPRIANRLLRRVRDFAQVRADGVITSAVVDDALALLEIDRMGFDLMDRTIMLTIIDKFGGGPVGLDTIAAAIGEERDTIEDVYEPFLIQHGFINRTPRGRVATKAAYEHFGRVAPQSPQDTLF; from the coding sequence ATGACCAGACTCATTTCACCTGAACCGACCGATGAGGAACTCCTCGCCGAGAGTTCCCTGCGCCCCCGCGCCCTTGACGATTACGTCGGGCAGGAGAAGGCCAAGGGAAACCTGCGGGTCTTCATCGACGCGGCCCGCAAACGCGGCGAGGCCCTGGACCACGTCCTGCTCTACGGTCCCCCCGGACTCGGCAAGACGACGCTTGCCAACATCATCGCCTGCGAGATGGGGGTGAACATCAAATCCACCTCCGGCCCGGTCATCGAGCGGCCGGGGGACCTGGCGGCGATCCTCACCAACCTGGAACCCCACGACGTTCTCTTCATCGACGAGATCCACCGCCTCTCCCACGTGGTGGAGGAGATCCTCTACCCGGCCATGGAGGATTTCCAGCTCGACATCATCATCGGCCAGGGACCGAGCGCCCGGACCATCAAGCTCGACCTTCCCACGTTCACCCTTGTGGGGGCCACCACTCGGGCGGGCCTCCTTTCCTCGCCGCTGCGCGACCGGTTCGGGGTCATCTCGCGGCTCGAATTCTATACCGACGCCGAGCTCGGCACGATCATCAGCCGCTCGGCCCGCATCATGAACATCGGCATCGAGCCTGAAGGGGCGGCGGAGCTCGCCCGTCGCAGCCGTGGGACGCCGCGCATCGCCAACCGCCTCCTGCGCCGCGTCCGCGACTTCGCCCAGGTGCGGGCCGATGGAGTCATCACCTCCGCGGTGGTGGACGATGCCCTGGCGCTGCTGGAGATCGACCGGATGGGATTCGATCTGATGGACCGGACCATCATGCTGACGATCATCGACAAGTTCGGAGGCGGCCCCGTGGGGCTCGACACCATCGCCGCCGCCATCGGCGAAGAGCGCGACACCATCGAGGATGTCTACGAGCCGTTCCTCATCCAGCACGGTTTCATCAACCGCACCCCCCGGGGGCGGGTGGCCACGAAGGCCGCCTATGAGCATTTCGGCCGCGTGGCGCCGCAATCTCCCCAGGACACCCTCTTCTAG
- a CDS encoding phasin family protein, translating into MIELIEKAVLTGLGVMSLSQKKAEELLTDLKEKYKVGEDEGKVFLDKLQKMAAETKERVAEMADVEVKRAIDRFGLVPREEYDRLARRVEALEAKLNITDPGCEC; encoded by the coding sequence ATGATCGAACTCATTGAAAAGGCGGTCCTGACCGGCCTCGGCGTCATGTCCCTCTCCCAGAAGAAGGCCGAGGAGCTTCTGACGGATCTCAAGGAAAAGTACAAGGTGGGCGAGGACGAGGGAAAGGTCTTCCTCGACAAGCTTCAGAAGATGGCTGCCGAGACGAAAGAGCGGGTCGCCGAGATGGCTGACGTGGAAGTGAAGCGGGCCATCGACCGTTTCGGCCTCGTCCCCCGCGAGGAGTACGATCGCCTCGCCAGGAGGGTGGAGGCTCTGGAGGCAAAGCTGAACATCACCGACCCGGGATGCGAATGCTGA
- a CDS encoding DUF485 domain-containing protein: protein MADKQYDWAAIAKNPKFVELHRKKTTFLIGWWVFSTVFYFLLPIGAAYAPGLFKIKIIGNINFGYLFALSQFFVSWGIAMYYAHVANKDFDRLTRELVDELR, encoded by the coding sequence ATGGCAGACAAACAGTACGACTGGGCGGCAATCGCCAAGAATCCCAAGTTCGTCGAGCTCCACCGCAAAAAAACGACCTTCCTTATCGGCTGGTGGGTGTTCTCGACCGTCTTCTACTTCCTCCTCCCCATCGGGGCGGCCTACGCTCCGGGGCTCTTCAAGATCAAGATCATTGGCAACATCAACTTCGGGTATCTCTTCGCCCTCTCCCAGTTCTTCGTCTCCTGGGGGATCGCCATGTACTACGCCCATGTGGCCAACAAAGACTTCGACCGGCTCACCCGTGAGTTGGTGGATGAACTCAGGTAA
- a CDS encoding PEP-CTERM sorting domain-containing protein, whose translation MKTRIMLCISLVVAMLLAVSAVPGFATVISYDLNLVYDGVTPSGSAPWLRATFDDLGTPGTVTLKLENLLKSQTEFVAGANVKKPSRSQEGWAFNFNPSKNLSDLDIAFQSGSNAADVVVWGSDKFKAGGGGLFDILFAWDQKPGSRFKGGQDAIYTITGISDLVAGDFNFLSTVKNAQAFHTAAHVQGIKCGSGWIADTPSNTPVPEPATLLLVGTGLLGAGLWRRVRR comes from the coding sequence ATGAAGACGCGCATCATGCTCTGCATCTCTCTCGTTGTTGCGATGTTGTTGGCGGTATCTGCCGTTCCGGGTTTTGCGACGGTCATCAGCTACGATCTGAATCTTGTCTACGACGGGGTCACTCCGTCGGGCTCCGCTCCATGGCTGCGGGCGACCTTCGACGATCTCGGAACTCCCGGCACCGTTACCCTCAAGCTGGAGAATCTCCTCAAGTCGCAGACCGAATTCGTTGCCGGTGCCAATGTGAAGAAACCCTCAAGATCCCAGGAAGGATGGGCGTTCAACTTCAATCCTTCCAAAAACCTGTCTGATCTTGACATCGCGTTCCAGTCCGGCAGCAACGCTGCAGATGTTGTGGTATGGGGAAGCGACAAGTTCAAGGCTGGCGGGGGCGGACTGTTCGATATCCTGTTCGCGTGGGATCAGAAACCGGGAAGCCGCTTCAAGGGTGGACAGGACGCGATCTACACGATCACCGGAATTAGCGATCTGGTGGCGGGTGATTTCAACTTCCTGAGCACGGTTAAGAATGCCCAGGCATTTCACACGGCGGCCCATGTCCAAGGTATTAAGTGCGGGAGCGGCTGGATAGCCGATACACCGAGCAACACCCCGGTTCCCGAGCCGGCGACTCTGTTACTCGTGGGGACCGGTTTGCTGGGCGCAGGGCTTTGGAGAAGGGTACGCAGGTAA
- a CDS encoding epoxyqueuosine reductase QueH: protein MKLLLHICCAPCAIYPVGQLRDQGKAVTGFWFNHNIHPYLEYRRRLDTVREYAAGVGLDIVYRDEYRLEEFLGAVAQDPAQRCLYCYFSRLDAVAAAAAELGYGAFSSTLLYSRYQRHDDIIACAERAAARHGVAFHYDDYRRGWQEGIRISREMGLYRQQYCGCIYSEKDRYHPRGEKR from the coding sequence ATGAAGCTTCTGCTCCATATCTGCTGCGCCCCGTGCGCCATCTACCCCGTCGGTCAGTTGCGTGACCAGGGAAAGGCGGTGACGGGATTCTGGTTCAACCACAACATCCACCCCTATCTGGAGTACCGGCGGCGCCTCGATACCGTCCGGGAATATGCCGCCGGGGTCGGACTCGATATCGTGTACCGCGACGAATACCGGCTGGAGGAGTTTCTGGGCGCCGTGGCCCAGGATCCGGCCCAGCGCTGTCTTTACTGTTATTTCTCCCGCCTGGACGCCGTGGCGGCCGCTGCGGCGGAACTCGGCTACGGGGCGTTTTCTTCCACCCTCCTCTACAGCCGCTACCAGCGGCACGACGACATCATAGCCTGCGCCGAGCGGGCGGCGGCGCGCCACGGCGTGGCGTTCCATTACGACGACTACCGTCGCGGCTGGCAGGAGGGAATCCGCATCTCCAGGGAGATGGGGCTCTATCGCCAGCAGTACTGCGGCTGCATCTACAGCGAGAAGGACCGCTACCACCCCCGGGGGGAGAAGCGCTGA
- the ubiB gene encoding 2-polyprenylphenol 6-hydroxylase produces MLSFIQLNRNIRSLRRYRQIVRVLFKYGFDHALEMMGLSQFVARWRKLVRRSEPEIALLSPAERLRLALEELGPTFVKLGQILSTRPDVIPRHFILEFAKLQDQVPSFPFEAVLEQIRAELKREPEECFSFIDPEPLAAASIAQVHRARLLSGEEVVVKVRRPGVVEFVETDIDAMMGIATLAERHLPQSEIYDPVGLVKEFARTIRREMDFAREGHTIEKFAENFTGDPTLHFPRVHWDQTARGVLAMEYINGIKVSDTAALDAAGLDRRLIARRGADAFLKMVLTHGFFHGDPHPGNVLILPDNVICLLDYGMVGRLDAQLKGYLTDILLAIVQRDVDEVISLLLYSGEITDSLDTRALRRDLSAFIDSYYELPLHEIEVGRMLREFLEIITTYRIKFQPDLMLLSKALVAIEGMGRELDPCFDMVEHLRPFMKKAVKDRVSPRQVMREMGSHFLSYVTLARNLPRDLKEFLNRINRNKFKIDLEHRGLDRALRDFDKSINRLSSSLIIAALIVGSSIVMQTDKGPKLMGFPVFAFLGYTIAGFIGLWWVVAIIRSGRL; encoded by the coding sequence ATGCTGAGCTTCATCCAGCTCAACCGCAACATCCGGAGTCTGCGGCGCTACCGCCAGATCGTTCGGGTCCTTTTCAAATACGGTTTCGATCACGCCCTGGAAATGATGGGGCTCTCTCAGTTCGTTGCCCGGTGGCGCAAACTCGTCCGTCGCTCCGAGCCGGAGATCGCGCTTCTCTCGCCGGCCGAGCGGCTGCGGCTTGCGCTGGAGGAGCTGGGGCCGACCTTCGTTAAGCTCGGCCAGATTCTCTCCACCCGCCCCGATGTCATCCCCCGGCATTTCATCCTGGAGTTCGCCAAGCTGCAGGACCAGGTTCCCTCGTTTCCTTTCGAGGCGGTGCTGGAGCAGATCCGCGCCGAACTGAAGCGCGAACCGGAAGAGTGCTTCTCGTTCATCGATCCCGAACCTCTCGCCGCCGCTTCCATCGCCCAGGTCCATCGGGCACGGCTCCTCTCCGGCGAGGAGGTGGTGGTCAAGGTCCGGCGCCCCGGCGTGGTGGAGTTCGTGGAGACCGACATCGACGCCATGATGGGGATCGCCACCCTGGCCGAGCGGCACCTCCCCCAGAGCGAAATCTATGACCCCGTGGGGCTCGTAAAGGAGTTCGCCCGCACCATCAGGCGCGAGATGGATTTCGCCCGGGAGGGGCATACCATCGAGAAGTTCGCCGAGAACTTCACCGGCGACCCCACCCTCCACTTCCCGAGGGTTCACTGGGACCAGACCGCCCGCGGCGTCCTGGCCATGGAGTACATCAACGGGATCAAGGTCTCGGACACCGCGGCCCTGGATGCCGCGGGGCTCGACCGGCGGCTCATCGCCCGACGTGGCGCCGATGCCTTCCTGAAGATGGTACTCACCCACGGCTTCTTCCACGGCGACCCCCATCCGGGGAACGTCCTGATCCTCCCCGACAACGTCATCTGCCTCCTCGACTACGGGATGGTGGGACGCCTCGATGCCCAGCTCAAGGGGTACCTGACCGACATTCTCCTGGCAATCGTCCAGCGGGATGTGGACGAGGTGATCTCGCTGCTTCTCTACTCGGGGGAGATCACCGATTCCCTCGACACCCGGGCGCTGCGGCGCGACCTCTCGGCCTTCATCGACAGCTACTACGAGCTTCCCCTTCACGAGATCGAAGTGGGGCGGATGCTCCGCGAGTTTCTGGAGATCATCACCACCTACCGTATCAAGTTCCAGCCCGATCTCATGCTCCTCTCCAAGGCGCTGGTGGCCATCGAAGGAATGGGGCGGGAGCTGGATCCCTGCTTCGACATGGTGGAGCACCTGCGACCGTTCATGAAAAAGGCGGTCAAGGACCGGGTCTCTCCCCGCCAGGTCATGCGGGAGATGGGCTCCCATTTCCTTTCCTACGTGACGCTCGCCCGCAACCTGCCGCGGGATCTCAAGGAGTTCCTCAACCGGATCAACCGCAACAAGTTCAAGATCGACCTGGAACACCGGGGACTCGACCGCGCGCTCCGGGACTTCGACAAATCCATCAACCGTCTCTCCTCCAGTCTCATCATCGCCGCCCTCATCGTCGGTTCCTCCATCGTCATGCAGACCGACAAGGGACCGAAGCTGATGGGGTTCCCCGTGTTTGCCTTCCTCGGCTACACCATCGCCGGCTTCATCGGACTCTGGTGGGTGGTGGCCATCATTCGCTCCGGTCGACTCTGA